The Eschrichtius robustus isolate mEscRob2 chromosome 5, mEscRob2.pri, whole genome shotgun sequence DNA window AGATGGCGTTTCTTAAACCAGAACAGCACTGTGGATGTAAATGCTCCAGGGGAACCATGAGCAGAATCTGGTAAAGCGCTGGCTGGCCTCCTGCGCCTCCCATGGGGAAGGTACCTCCTCAGCTCCTGGGACCCTGGTGTTGGGGGGGAGGAAGAGGCTTGCCAACCACACCTCAAGGGGCTGTGATCTTTGCACAGTGGGTGGTGTAGGAcctcctcccccccaccgcccACCCCGCCCTGACAGCCTGTGCTGAACAGGTCCGAGCGTCCCGTCCAGGGATCCAGAAGCCATCGAGGGAAGGAGACCCTGCGGGGACTGGGACCCAGGTGTTGGCCCGTGTGCCCACCTCGCCCTCCCACCTCACACCTTCAGCTCAGCCCgagtgccatgtggctgcttcttcCTAACTTTTATTTTATCGGAGTGTAACACACGTACAGAAAAGCGCCTGGAACACACACGGTCAGCTCAGGGGATGACCACGGCGTGAGCTGCCACGACACCACAACTCACGGCAGGAGACAGAACACGGAAGCAGGGGGCGTCCAAGGCGGCCGGGGGCTTGCTGGGGGGACAGGGAGGTCACTTGGCTCGCTGCCCAGGCGGCCCTGCTGGGGGATGAAGTGGGGACCAACGAGAGGCGCCACACTTCACACCCGCGGGGAGTGGTCAGGGCTGAACTTGTACAGGTACATTATCCAGAGGATGCAGACGGTCATGGAGACCCAGATCCAGACTTCTTCGTAGGGGTCAAAGCAGAAGCCTTCGGCCCAGCAGAAGTCCTCCTCCCAGTAGGACCCAGGGCAGGACTTGCCCGCCCTGGGCCCCGGCTGCCTCTGCTTCTTGGAAAAGCCATGAGCGGCAAGGCCATTGCTTTGAGGGCCACTGGCATCGTTGCcagagcccttgctctgaatgATACTGAGGACGGAGAAGGGGATAGTGACGGAGCCCTCGCTGATGGGGACGGGGCCACCGGCATTGGTCCCTGGAAGGGGCTCACGGCCAGCGGTGGCAGGGCCGCTGCCGCCATCCTCCTTCCCTTTGCCTTCGGTGACGCCAGCAGAGGAAGCCCCGCCTTTGCCCTTGTCGGCGAAGATGAAAGGGAAGGTGAGAGAGCCGTAGATGAGGTCAAAGGGGTCCTCGCCTTCAAGGACCACATCGGTCAAGGAAGAGGGGAAGGTGACGGAGCCCTCCCCGTTGTTCATGAGGCCGATGATGTAGGTCATTGGCCGCAGGCCGTTTCCCTCGGTGACTTCAATGATGGGACCGCTGCTGCCGAACGCGGGGCCCCAGCCGTCGTCTGCATCTTCGTCTTCATTTTCATCTTCATCAGGGTCGGAGACGCAGCCGTGGCCTTTGTAGATGAAGCCCGTCATCTCCTTGGTGCCGCTGACGAGGAGGCCTTTGCCGTGGAAGACGGGGGCTTTGATGTTCACCGGGAAGCGTTTGCCTTTGGACGTGGCCTTGGAACTGGTGGGCAGGTAGAGGGAGCCCCTGCCGACGATGAGCGGCCCGGCGGGGTCGGCCACGGGCCCCTTGTCCTTGCGCACAAGGGAGAAGGGGACAGTGACGATCTCCTCATCCTCGCCGAAGAAGTCCCTGCCCTCGGAGAGGGGGTTCTTGATGAAGTCGGCCACGGAGAGGGGGACCGTGATGGAGTTGGGGGTGTAGCCCCTGGAGCGGTCCACCACAAGCCCGCAGCCAAGCGTGCGCAGCTGTTGGCTGGCGGTGGGGGCGTCCACGTTGCTGCCGCCATACAGGGTGAACCTGCCCTTGATG harbors:
- the RTP5 gene encoding receptor-transporting protein 5, with the translated sequence MDGVDVWASTLAQLMAKRKPQDTWELVPEENLAPGHLDSSGFQYRLRGLSRLQCGRCQWGWSSAHVHILFHLWWDEDARQGLVKMRIWAQRCRLCPPAGAACQVSLLNVRLFLSKLVQFVVQKCYGEGPGSDQCPEICFGEHCEACHLGVCFFQKPPDPAWGPEVKSPSTIKGRFTLYGGSNVDAPTASQQLRTLGCGLVVDRSRGYTPNSITVPLSVADFIKNPLSEGRDFFGEDEEIVTVPFSLVRKDKGPVADPAGPLIVGRGSLYLPTSSKATSKGKRFPVNIKAPVFHGKGLLVSGTKEMTGFIYKGHGCVSDPDEDENEDEDADDGWGPAFGSSGPIIEVTEGNGLRPMTYIIGLMNNGEGSVTFPSSLTDVVLEGEDPFDLIYGSLTFPFIFADKGKGGASSAGVTEGKGKEDGGSGPATAGREPLPGTNAGGPVPISEGSVTIPFSVLSIIQSKGSGNDASGPQSNGLAAHGFSKKQRQPGPRAGKSCPGSYWEEDFCWAEGFCFDPYEEVWIWVSMTVCILWIMYLYKFSPDHSPRV